The region CGTTCATCAATACGAATAAATGGATGCACTGTATATACCATGTTATTTCGTTCTGAAGTGGCCTCGACATGCGGAGATAATGCTATGGATACTTGGTGATATACCGGATAGGGGTAACTACTATCCACTGGATTCACCGGCTGTTCGGGTCGGTCTAGGAATATGCGTTGCTCCAAGCTTGCACTTCCCTTTACTTTTATTTCAGCGTTAACACTTGTGATAACGCTCGATGTTATAAAGCCTAAGGTAATTAACCCACAGCGTTTTATTAGTGATTTCAATTCCATTCCCCATCAAAGTAACCAGTAACTAGGGCGAAGTAATAAACAACGATCCTTGTTGTCTCATTTATACAAATAGTGATTAGCTCTCAGTATGTCTTTGTATACTGGTACGAAGCAATTTTTTTAGCTAAAACCATGCTTAGCTATATCGCAACACTAATACTGCGTAGCTATTAATCATGAATTGAAAACAAACTTAAGCATTAAATAGAGCTTTAACATAATTTGTTGGTATAATTTATGCTTAACGTTATTTGTTAATACACAAGACAAATAACGACGGAATAATGACACAAGGAAAATTCATGCGTTTTAAATTATGCAGCATTATATTATTAACTTTAAGCCCTCTTAGTCAGAGCTTTGCCAGCGGCTGGTTGTTTGGCATGCATAATGACGTGATCTCGAATGAAGATGGCAATTATACCAATGCTGTGTTTATTAATTACACCTCAGAAGAGCCGGCTTTCAATAACCAATTTTGGCAAGCATTAACGGCTTTTGATCCGAATGCCCTTAAATATGCTGTGAATTATCAGTTCGGTCAGCAAATGTGGACCCCCAGTGATATATCACAAACAACGCCCCAACCTAACGAACGCCCCTACGCTGGTTTGTTATTTGGCGAAGCCAGCGTATTAGGTTATAGCACAGTGAGTTCTTATCGCTTGTCGTTGTTATTCGGTGCGGTTGGTGAGCAATCAAGAGCCGGTGATACTCAGAAATATATTCATGAATTAATCGATGCCACAACACCACAGGGCTGGGACAATCAAGTTGAAGATGAGCTTGTTTACCAAGTCACTGCCGAGGCAGATCAACTGGTTGGTCGTCCCCTCATGCTTATTGGTGAATCGGATTTGTCAGTTTATCAACGTCTTGCA is a window of Moritella sp. Urea-trap-13 DNA encoding:
- a CDS encoding lipid A deacylase LpxR family protein, with amino-acid sequence MRFKLCSIILLTLSPLSQSFASGWLFGMHNDVISNEDGNYTNAVFINYTSEEPAFNNQFWQALTAFDPNALKYAVNYQFGQQMWTPSDISQTTPQPNERPYAGLLFGEASVLGYSTVSSYRLSLLFGAVGEQSRAGDTQKYIHELIDATTPQGWDNQVEDELVYQVTAEADQLVGRPLMLIGESDLSVYQRLAVGNYQSEAAFGSTVRWGVDLGANYNNLSLHPHRLQGMLLAPNSSGIMVYATAEVRYRFNDITIEGDTPDIVPEVTLNNLQGTLAAGLLAYYHNVGIKFSVVAMSPDFEEDAHEEYIVGSLGLFWQF